The Chitinivibrionia bacterium genomic sequence CGCGGACAAGGCATACAGTAATTACAGCCCGTGCAGGGAATTTCGTTTGTTTCGCCGAACGCCTCAATTACTTTTTCTATAACTTCGATTTCCTGCGGCGACATTGAGTTCGGCGTGCAAATTTCGGCGAGTTTTATATTTTCGTCGATGTCGCTTTGGCGGCTCATTCCCGAAAGCACAAGCGAAATTTCGGGGTGGTTCCAAAGCCACGAAAGCGCCCAGTTTGCGGGACTTCGGTCGGGATTTGCTTCTTTCATAATATCGCGGACTTTTGGCGGCAATCTTTTCGGGTTGCTCAGCCGACCACCCAAAAGCGGCTCCATAATAAAGACGGGAATATTTTTTGAGTATGCATATTTCAGTCCCGCAATTCCCGCTTGATTATTGATGTCCAAGTAGTTGTATTGTATCATCGTAAAATCCCAGTTGCGCATATCGATTATCTTACAAAAATCGTCGCGTTTGCCGTGAAACGAGAAACCGAGTTGCTTTATTTTGCCGAGTGATTGCTTTTCGTCTATCCATTTTTCTATGCCGATATCGCAAAGTTTTTGCCATTGCTCAGGCGTTGCTACCATGTGCATTAAATAATAATCAATATAATCGGTTTGCAGGCGGGCGAGCGATTTTTCAAAAAAATTATCGAAGTCCTTGTATGTTTTACACAGAAAAATCGGCAGTTTTGTCGCTAAAAATATTTTTTTTCTCAAATTATGTTTGGATATTATGCGCCCCATCATCTCTTCGCTGTTTTGATAAATAAACGCGGTATCGAAATAATTTATTCCCGAATTTACAGCGTTAACAAACATTCTCTCGAACTCGGCAAAGTCAATTTTCCCCCGAACGCGCGGAAAACGCATACATCCAAATCCGAGAACTGATAATTCGTTGCCGCTTTTGGGGTCGGTGTGGTATTG encodes the following:
- a CDS encoding aldo/keto reductase translates to MQYHTDPKSGNELSVLGFGCMRFPRVRGKIDFAEFERMFVNAVNSGINYFDTAFIYQNSEEMMGRIISKHNLRKKIFLATKLPIFLCKTYKDFDNFFEKSLARLQTDYIDYYLMHMVATPEQWQKLCDIGIEKWIDEKQSLGKIKQLGFSFHGKRDDFCKIIDMRNWDFTMIQYNYLDINNQAGIAGLKYAYSKNIPVFIMEPLLGGRLSNPKRLPPKVRDIMKEANPDRSPANWALSWLWNHPEISLVLSGMSRQSDIDENIKLAEICTPNSMSPQEIEVIEKVIEAFGETNEIPCTGCNYCMPCPRGVNIVGSFTCYNNLAFSRKFSVLRRYIQETGVLATEKGLASSCNGCKQCEKHCPQSIKISEELKKVSKRIEPFGFRALMRAVRFFMKAKSNKKQGK